From Leptidea sinapis chromosome 12, ilLepSina1.1, whole genome shotgun sequence, the proteins below share one genomic window:
- the LOC126967037 gene encoding RNA polymerase II-associated protein 1, protein MLRRPKPGDDEFEILRMQEEYLLEKGKNQNLQPAAQVINLRKAEHQTTKRCSPGTSTDRKPSKYAQTKGLSNNLHKRVKFDENISIVGDILEKNIDESNTKKIPESMDDNIYFPKIIPSVLGDIVEKTSDIQVELDFKQMPSQGFPVVTNQKDFSVKRNASTSITQEKMNVDEPPGNEMDSTNLHNNLPNQSYIVSTDDANAIHKDNIDILSKMSEKDILNEQHKLLNSLDPKLIEFIKSKRSAMSKGKEEIIRTPINSDEKENSMDITEESLADDILWDNDVLSHPHINKWLNFDKLERDKLDWMQGLQEHGIKPDEPYEARFNFQGYLLPYSIEYTEKTKTLFHHGEEPHRPGYTLNELFELSRSTIIQQRVMSLNAIAGILEYENAGIYKEIIEIPLSKIFFLIRIAMDENKLIILEPALKGMRNLLYNRLDEASLDALIGFRDAAYQPCLENDKSEIAETEYKESEIKDFHLAEIDIVAATLRTSILQRIYYILNHVKPSFNCVQYSLQILIRLVRNSLETAKEIIGTEHLMNAILVYFVPNTGINFCFEHGIVYNGKPVLSALKLIRILSLQSRDLSQTLVEKYNILKPLSTYLCSEVDGTYGLRLQIEAYSIFTNIMKFQLGMEEAMSICPIIVMALYKHVQGTSIFINSSILSATHAAVLLQFVNNFLLSGLNNLDYYKQQLYPLLTEGMHKWFTQTAQLDAFTCGHLRLVSSLFNCFETIITTDKLFIKELQESLLNLGKSAGIRIIMQSLTSNSNLLSGIEDKDIHNIKNLVTLGSCSSLKERVLPILNPGSPIPFLDSLFQLLNVIDNKNLAMFYLEQTLPYMQRISNTSPYLMNNWFTRMETDMIFNIIKLSSSLDIPETLKDLLYAVASKLCYILRIDKQMELEFLFDSIIFNKTWFTAQRLFNLVSLSEADGFSVALNNIEDIKACYRSVSLKFVDTGSIIILHKWQEPILPRDWIYLPILSLYSKSQENVAPKVVGDHANKIHLQIAGEREIIIKSSLEWILFNELCFPDLLKDIDVTDRFCRILCVFLCDNSLFLNKKIKMLLEKCVQILFKMGSKFDFDKELVGLHNFQDFYTQILEQFQSVSYGDDTFAACVLVPVAQKHNIKWRKLMWSEYAGCLRALDCPENQLCYGINDYLYPEELDESLLKSYHRALTCNLLREGTIAYKIAQHHVESFKLRIKR, encoded by the coding sequence ATGCTAAGACGTCCTAAACCCGGTGACGACGAGTTTGAGATACTTCGAATGCAAGAAGAATATTTGCTTGAAAAGGGAAAAAATCAAAACCTTCAACCAGCGGCACAGGTTATAAACCTACGGAAAGCCGAGCATCAAACTACTAAGCGATGTAGCCCCGGTACATCGACAGACCGTAAACCATCAAAATATGCACAAACTAAGGGTCTTTCGAATAATTTACACAAGCGTGTGAAATTTGACGAAAACATTTCCATTGTTGGTGACATccttgaaaaaaatatagatgAAAGCAACACTAAGAAAATACCTGAATCAATGGATGATAATATTTACTTCCCGAAAATAATTCCTTCAGTTTTAGGAGACATAGTCGAAAAAACTTCTGATATTCAAGTTGAACTGGATTTCAAACAGATGCCTTCTCAAGGATTTCCAGTTGTTACCAATCAAAAAGATTTCTCTGTAAAAAGAAATGCTAGTACCTCAATAACTCAAGAAAAAATGAATGTTGATGAACCACCAGGAAATGAGATGGATTCAacaaatttacataataacCTTCCTAACCAAAGTTATATTGTAAGTACTGATGATGCAAATGCTATCCACAAAGACAACATTGATATTCTAAGTAAAATGTCAGAGaaagatattttaaatgaaCAGCATAAATTACTAAATAGCTTGGATCCTAAATTGATagaatttataaaatccaaaCGATCTGCAATGTCTAAGGGTAAAGAGGAAATTATTAGAACCCCAATAAATTCTGATGAAAAGGAAAATTCAATGGACATTACTGAGGAGAGTTTGGCTGATGATATACTATGGGATAATGATGTTCTTTCCCACCCTCACATAAACAAATGGTTAAATTTTGACAAGTTAGAAAGGGATAAACTAGACTGGATGCAGGGTTTGCAGGAACATGGAATAAAGCCAGATGAACCCTATGAAGCTAGGTTTAATTTTCAAGGATATTTATTACCATACTCAATTGAGTATACTGAGAAAACTAAAACACTTTTCCATCATGGTGAAGAACCACATAGACCAGGATATACTTTAAATGAACTTTTTGAACTCTCAAGATCAACCATTATTCAACAAAGGGTGATGTCATTAAATGCTATAGCTGGTATCTTAGAGTATGAGAATGCAGGAATTTACAAAGAAATCATTGAAATTCCACTCagtaaaatattctttttaatcAGAATTGCTATGGATGAAAATAAACTCATTATATTGGAGCCTGCCCTAAAAGGGATGAGAAATTTGCTGTACAATAGATTAGATGAGGCCAGTCTCGATGCTTTGATAGGTTTCAGGGATGCTGCATATCAGCCATGTTTAGAAAATGACAAATCAGAAATAGCGGAAACAGAATACAAAGAGTCTGAAATAAAAGATTTTCATTTGGCTGAAATAGACATTGTGGCAGCTACTTTAAGGACATCAATATTACAAAGGATCTACTATATATTGAATCATGTGAAGCCATCATTTAACTGTGTGCAATATTCATTGCAAATATTAATTCGTTTAGTGAGAAATTCTCTGGAAACAGCAAAAGAAATTATTGGTACAGAGCATCTTATGAATGCAATTCTAGTCTATTTTGTGCCAAATACTGGCATCAACTTTTGCTTTGAGCATGGTATTGTGTATAATGGTAAACCAGTATTGAGTGCACTTAAACTAATAAGAATATTATCACTGCAATCTAGAGATCTTAGTCAGACTTTAGtggaaaaatacaatattttgaagCCTCTATCAACATATTTATGTTCTGAAGTAGATGGCACATATGGGCTGAGATTACAGATAGAAGCATAttctatatttacaaacattatGAAGTTCCAACTTGGCATGGAGGAAGCTATGTCTATTTGCCCAATTATTGTGATGGCACTGTATAAACATGTGCAAGGAACTAGTATATTTATCAACTCATCAATACTATCAGCAACCCATGCTGCTGTTTTATTGCAATTCGTGAACAATTTTCTTCTTAGTGGTTTGAATAATCTAGACTATTACAAGCAACAATTATACCCATTATTAACAGAAGGCATGCACAAATGGTTCACACAAACTGCTCAACTAGATGCTTTTACATGTGGACATTTGCGCCTGGTTTCCtcattatttaattgttttgaaaCCATTATTACTACAGATAAACTATTTATCAAAGAATTACAGGAATCTTTACTTAATTTAGGCAAATCTGCTGGTATTAGAATCATCATGCAAAGTTTGACTTCTAATTCTAATCTCTTATCTGGAATTGAAGACAAAGATatacacaatataaaaaatttagtaACATTGGGGTCTTGTAGTAGTCTAAAAGAAAGAGTTCTACCCATTCTAAATCCTGGATCACCAATACCATTTTTGGATTCTTTATTCCAATTACTGAATGTGATAGACAACAAGAATTTGGCTATGTTTTACTTGGAACAAACTCTGCCTTATATGCAAAGAATATCCAACACTtcaccatatttaatgaataactGGTTCACTAGAATGGAAACAGAtatgatatttaatataatcaagCTATCTTCATCACTGGACATACCAGAAACCttaaaagatttattatatGCTGTTGCAAGTAAACTATGTTATATCTTAAGAATAGATAAGCAAATGGAATTGGAATTTCTTTTTGActctataatatttaacaaaacttgGTTTACAGCCCAGAGACTGTTTAATCTAGTGTCATTATCAGAAGCAGATGGGTTTTCTGTTGCCCTAAATAATATAGAAGATATTAAAGCTTGTTATAGAAGTGTGAGCCTCAAATTTGTAGACACTGGGTCGATTATCATTTTACATAAATGGCAGGAGCCAATTCTTCCCCGGGATTGGATATATCTGCCAATATTATCATTGTACAGTAAAAGTCAAGAAAATGTCGCACCTAAAGTTGTTGGAGATCATGCTAATAAGATACATCTTCAGATTGCAGGAGAGcgagaaattataataaaaagtagcCTCGAATGGATTTTATTCAATGAGCTATGCTTTCCAGATTTACTGAAAGACATTGATGTTACTGATAGATTTTGTAGAATACTGTGTGTATTTTTATGtgataattcattatttttgaacAAGAAAATCAAAATGCTTTTAGAAAAATGTGttcaaatattgtttaaaatggGTTCAAAGTTTGATTTTGATAAAGAGCTTGTTGGTCTGCATAATTTCCAAGATTTTTACACACAAATTCTAGAACAGTTCCAGTCTGTTAGCTATGGAGATGACACATTTGCTGCATGTGTATTGGTGCCAGTagcacaaaaacataatattaaatggaGAAAATTAATGTGGTCTGAATATGCTGGGTGCTTAAGAGCATTAGACTGTCCCGAAAATCAACTTTGTTATGGAATAAATGATTATCTCTATCCAGAAGAATTAGATGAATCTCTATTAAAGTCGTATCATAGAGCATTAACTTGTAATTTGTTGAGAGAAGGAACAATAGCTTATAAGATTGCCCAACACCATGTAGAATCATTTAAGCTAAGGATTAAAAGGTAg
- the LOC126967064 gene encoding translation machinery-associated protein 16 homolog encodes MPKVKNLEKLKHPNSRRMLSLTKKMCKQEKKNNNKLGTHIKQNLVGEKIMWFKERLPDGCIILTKEQTLELIERYLTRFDEELQQIALKNSIGQRKNRQHASREDVINITKQKEREEFETCGLEMPNLMDHHEMEVLKNWNGELRFLQHFKLKRISKKHLT; translated from the coding sequence ATGccaaaagtaaaaaatttagaaaagcTTAAGCATCCTAACAGTAGAAGAATGTTGTCACTTACTAAGAAAATGTGTAAACAAGAGaagaaaaacaataacaaacttGGGACTCATATCAAGCAGAACTTAGTTGGTGAAAAAATAATGTGGTTTAAGGAAAGATTACCTGATGGCTGTATAATTTTAACTAAGGAACAGACCCTAGAGTTAATAGAAAGGTATTTAACTAGGTTTGATGAAGAATTACAGCAAATAGCTTTAAAAAATTCTATAGGCCAAAGGAAAAATCGCCAACATGCAAGTAGAGAAGACGTTATAAATATAACTAAGCAGAAGGAACGCGAAGAATTTGAAACATGTGGTTTAGAAATGCCAAATTTAATGGACCATCATGAAATGGAGGTTCTAAAGAATTGGAATGGTGAATTACGTTTTCTTCAACATTTTAAGTTAAAAAGAATATCTAAAAAGCACTTGACATGA
- the LOC126967048 gene encoding cell division control protein 45 homolog isoform X2 — MSGCVALELAVRASRCNTAALWAAAVACTAHSALHLRTNARCLLDAEPLHRYLATHSHAEGARVVVEKDLCIPLYRCWSVESALSHARCLAPVLRLHAASGPARLRQLLADMGFPLQQARQAYRSMDVELRHGLLSALESAAPRLRLPAPARAAFLLRRPHAHVLAALDTVLAVMALIEHDTIPKADGFQKALAALQITGENESLKFGIAAAKRSMEAVGRLSNGILSSKSLMLAGPFNYFIIQEGVSECWCVRGPLWLGEVARWVAGATGGSRPLLASAPLSATHCLLLGLPPRHDAEPRNLFGAAFEQAATKSSVSVSLDYVDTSVVVLPTSQRTQFLDALTALLA, encoded by the exons ATG AGTGGTTGTGTGGCTTTGGAGTTGGCGGTTCGTGCTTCTCGCTGTAACACGGCGGCACTCTGGGCTGCCGCGGTTGCGTGCACGGCGCACTCCGCATTGCACCTGCGGACTAACGCTCGTTGTTTGCTCGACGCCGAACCCCTGCACCGCTATTTAGCCACACACTCTCATGCTGAG gGTGCTCGCGTGGTTGTTGAGAAAGACTTGTGTATACCGTTGTACCGCTGCTGGTCAGTAGAGAGTGCCTTGAGCCACGCTCGCTGCCTGGCGCCCGTGCTGCGTCTGCATGCTGCCTCCGGCCCCGCGCGCTTGAGACAGCTGCTCGCTGATATGGG GTTCCCGCTGCAGCAGGCGCGGCAGGCGTACCGCTCCATGGACGTGGAGCTGCGTCACGGGCTCCTGTCGGCGCTGGAGTCGGCGGCCCCGCGCCTCCGCCTGCCCGCGCCGGCGCGCGCCGCCTTCCTGCTGCGGCGACCGCATGCGCACGTGCTCGCCGCGCTTGACACCGTGCTCGCTGTCATGGCGCTCATTGAACAC GATACAATACCCAAAGCGGATGGTTTTCAGAAGGCCCTGGCGGCGTTACAAATAACCGGGGAGAATGAATCTCTTAAATTTGGCATTGCCGCTGCAAAGAGATCTATGGAGGCTGTAGGCAGGCTGTCAAATGGCATACTATCTTCTAAAAGTTTAATGCTAGCGGGACCGTTTAATTACTTTATCATTCAAGAA GGCGTTAGCGAGTGCTGGTGTGTGCGGGGCCCGCTGTGGCTAGGCGAGGTAGCGCGCTGGGTAGCGGGTGCCACGGGTGGCTCGCGACCGCTTCTAGCTTCTGCGCCGCTGTCCGCCACACACTGTCTACTGCTGGGGCTGCCACCGCGCCACGACGCCGAGCCACGCAA tttattcGGGGCAGCTTTTGAACAGGCAGCTACAAAGAGTAGTGTTAGTGTGTCGCTGGACTATGTGGACACTTCAGTAGTGGTGTTGCCAACCTCACAGCGGACTCAGTTCCTGGACGCGCTCACCGCATTACTGGCATGA
- the LOC126967048 gene encoding cell division control protein 45 homolog isoform X1 → MFVEDIKNDFYNSLLGNRVLLLVHYDVDAICTCKILQDLFKCDNISYTLVPVGGISELKTAYEENNEEIKYVVLVNCGGTIDLVDILQPEEDVVFFVLDSHKPTDICNVYSDGQVRVIYKDDEENIPNFNDIFREDEDEDDHEPEEELQGTERLEAVVQKRRERKAWEERRHTLMFNYTQFSYYGKPSGCVALELAVRASRCNTAALWAAAVACTAHSALHLRTNARCLLDAEPLHRYLATHSHAEGARVVVEKDLCIPLYRCWSVESALSHARCLAPVLRLHAASGPARLRQLLADMGFPLQQARQAYRSMDVELRHGLLSALESAAPRLRLPAPARAAFLLRRPHAHVLAALDTVLAVMALIEHDTIPKADGFQKALAALQITGENESLKFGIAAAKRSMEAVGRLSNGILSSKSLMLAGPFNYFIIQEGVSECWCVRGPLWLGEVARWVAGATGGSRPLLASAPLSATHCLLLGLPPRHDAEPRNLFGAAFEQAATKSSVSVSLDYVDTSVVVLPTSQRTQFLDALTALLA, encoded by the exons ATGTTCGTGGAAGACATTAAAAATGACTTCTACAACAGTCTCCTAGGAAat aGAGTTTTATTATTAGTCCACTATGATGTGGATGCAATATGTACCTGTAAAATACTTCAAGACTTATTTAAATGTGATAATATATCTTACACACTTGTCCCTGTTGGAGGTATATCTGAATTGAAGACTGCCTATGAAGAAAACAACGAAGAAATCAAATATGTAGTGTTAGTGAACTGTGGCGGGACAATTGATTTAGTCGATATCTTACAACCAGAAGAGGATGTGGTATTTTTTGTGTTAGACTCTCATAAACCTACAGATATTTGTAATGTGTACAGTGACGGACAG GTTAGGGTCATTTACAAAGATGATGAAGAGAACATTCCAAACTTCAATGATATATTTAGAGAGGATGAAGATGAAGATGATCAT GAACCAGAAGAGGAATTACAGGGAACTGAGAGACTAGAAGCTGTAGTCCAGAAAAGAAGGGAGAGAAAGGCTTGGGAGGAAAGGAGACACACTCTTATGTTTAATTACACACAGTTTTCATATTATGGTAAACCG AGTGGTTGTGTGGCTTTGGAGTTGGCGGTTCGTGCTTCTCGCTGTAACACGGCGGCACTCTGGGCTGCCGCGGTTGCGTGCACGGCGCACTCCGCATTGCACCTGCGGACTAACGCTCGTTGTTTGCTCGACGCCGAACCCCTGCACCGCTATTTAGCCACACACTCTCATGCTGAG gGTGCTCGCGTGGTTGTTGAGAAAGACTTGTGTATACCGTTGTACCGCTGCTGGTCAGTAGAGAGTGCCTTGAGCCACGCTCGCTGCCTGGCGCCCGTGCTGCGTCTGCATGCTGCCTCCGGCCCCGCGCGCTTGAGACAGCTGCTCGCTGATATGGG GTTCCCGCTGCAGCAGGCGCGGCAGGCGTACCGCTCCATGGACGTGGAGCTGCGTCACGGGCTCCTGTCGGCGCTGGAGTCGGCGGCCCCGCGCCTCCGCCTGCCCGCGCCGGCGCGCGCCGCCTTCCTGCTGCGGCGACCGCATGCGCACGTGCTCGCCGCGCTTGACACCGTGCTCGCTGTCATGGCGCTCATTGAACAC GATACAATACCCAAAGCGGATGGTTTTCAGAAGGCCCTGGCGGCGTTACAAATAACCGGGGAGAATGAATCTCTTAAATTTGGCATTGCCGCTGCAAAGAGATCTATGGAGGCTGTAGGCAGGCTGTCAAATGGCATACTATCTTCTAAAAGTTTAATGCTAGCGGGACCGTTTAATTACTTTATCATTCAAGAA GGCGTTAGCGAGTGCTGGTGTGTGCGGGGCCCGCTGTGGCTAGGCGAGGTAGCGCGCTGGGTAGCGGGTGCCACGGGTGGCTCGCGACCGCTTCTAGCTTCTGCGCCGCTGTCCGCCACACACTGTCTACTGCTGGGGCTGCCACCGCGCCACGACGCCGAGCCACGCAA tttattcGGGGCAGCTTTTGAACAGGCAGCTACAAAGAGTAGTGTTAGTGTGTCGCTGGACTATGTGGACACTTCAGTAGTGGTGTTGCCAACCTCACAGCGGACTCAGTTCCTGGACGCGCTCACCGCATTACTGGCATGA